The following is a genomic window from Chryseobacterium sp. StRB126.
AAAAAGTCTGCAGACCTCTATATGATAGGCCTTAGAGGAAAAATTGATAATGATGTTCCTATTATTGGAAAGTATGGCGTAAGAAATGAAGGTAGCGGAGATATGTATCCAAAAGGCGCCAATATGATTCATACGATAAGACAGGTCATTAATAATGATGAAAAATTCAGACAGATTTTAAGAGGATTAGGTAAGGATTTCTATCATCAGACGGTTACTACCAAACAGATTGAAGATTATATTTCATCAAAATCAGGGATTGATTTCTCCACTGTTTTTGACCAATATCTGAGAACCATTAAGATCCCTACTCTTGAATATATTCAAAATGGAGACACCTTAAAATTCAGATACACGAATGTTGTGAAGAATTTGAAACTTCCGATTATCATCAATGGAGATCAGACCATAAACCCAACTGAAGAATGGCAGACAGTAAAACTTAAGAAAAGCACTCCTGTTGAACTGAACAAAAATTACTACATTAATTATGTAAGCGTACAGTAAGAAAAAAGCAAATTTGCAGATCAGCAGGTTTGCTTTTTTTGTTTTTAATAAAATTTTAAGAAAAGTTTAATACTTAATCCGTAACAAAATGGAAAAACAAGCAACTATTTAATTATAAATTTAAACCTAATGAGAAAAACAGCACTTAGCTTAGGCCTTTTCGCCGCTTTTTTAGCGAATGCCCAATCTATAAAAACCACTATTGACCTCGTTAATGTAAAAGATGATAAAGTAGCCGTTACGATGGAGTTTCCGAAAATGAAATCGGGAGATATCAAATTCCATTTTCCAAAAACGGTTCCGGGAACTTACTCTGTAGATGATTATGGAAGATTCGTAGAGGGTATTAAGTTTTATGATAACAAAGGAAAGGAATTGACCTTCACAAAAGTTAATGATAATAGTTATTCATTAAAAAACGCTCAAAACCTGAGCAAGATCTCTTATCTTGTAAATGACAGTTTTGATGAAGAAATGGACACTTCAAAACATAAAGCTGTATTTTCCCCTTCAGGAACTGATATTGAAGCAGGAAAAGTCTATATGATCAATACCCACGGTTTTATCGGATATATTGAAAATATGCAGGACGTTCCTTATCAGCTTGTTATTCAGAAACCAACTGATTTTTATGGTACCACAGCATTGGTAGACCAGGACAAATCTGAATCCACAGATACTTATACCCTTGCCAATTATGCAAAGGTGACTGATTCTCCGCTTATGTATACTAAACCGGATTATATTACCTTCAATGCAGGAGGAATGGATCTTGTGTTGGGAGTTTATTCTCCAACCGGAAAATACAAAGCTGCGGATTTCAAGGACAATCTTGAAAAAATGGTAGTGGCTCAAAAGAAATTTCTTGGAGATATGAATACCAATAAGAAATATGCCATTATGCTTTATCTGTCTGGTGGTGAAGGTCCTATGGTAAAAGGTTTTGGAGCATTAGAACATCATGAATCTACAAGTGTAGTTCTTCCTGAAGCTATGCCTAAGGATGCTATTGACCAAACCATTACAGATGTGGTTTCTCATGAATTTTTCCACACAGTTAATCCTTTGAAAACGCATTCTGAGGAGATCCATTACTTTAATTATGCAGATCCGAAAATGTCTCAGCATCTATGGATGTACGAAGGCGGAACTGAATATTTTGCTAATTTATTCCAGATTCAGGAAGGTCTTATCAACAAAGACGAATTTCTTAAAAGAATTGGAGAAAAAATCACCAACTCCAAGAATTACAATGACACCATGCCGTTTACGGTAATGAGTAAGAATGTATTACAAGATCAATACAAGGATCAATACAGAAATGTATATGAAAAAGGAGCCCTTCTGGCCATGTGTATGGATATTGAGTTGAGAAAACTTTCCAACGGAGAAATGGGATACCGTGATATGATCAGAAAATTATCCCAAAGATTCGGAGAAAACAAACCGTTCAAGGATGATAAACTGATTGATGAATTGGTAACAGTAACAGGTTATCCTCAGGTAAAAGATTTCTATAATAAATACATTTCAGGAAGCCAGCCTACTCCTTATACCGAATATCTGAAGATGGTAGGTGTGGAAGTTCACAAACAGGAAACTCCGCCTATTTTCTGGTTTATTAAAGATCCGAATCAGACAGGATATGATGACAAGAACAAAGCACTCGCTTTTGATGAAAACTCGGCCTTATCTCCATTTGCCAAGAGCATAGGATTTAAAATTACCGATCAGATACTTGCTTTGGATGGTAAGACTATTGACATTCAAAAAATTCAGGAACTTATCGGGTATACCAAAACGATTAAAGAAGGACAGGATGTTACAGTAACTGTTCTAAGGGACAATGCTGGTAAGAAAGAGAAAATAACGCTTAAAGGAAAAGCTATTCTGGATAAATTAAGTATGGAAACGCTTCAGTTTAAAGCTAATCCAACTCCGGAAGAGCTGAAACTACAGACTCAGTGGCTTACAGGTAAAAAATAAATAGAAAAGCGGGGATATTTTCCCCGCTTTTATTTTTTCTTAGAAGTTCTATGATTGAAACTTCTTAATCATTCTACACCTTTCTAATGGTGATCCTGAATGTAGTTCCTTTTCCAACCTCTGTTTGGGAAATCTTAATATCTCCATTATGATATTCATGAATGACTCTCTGAGCCAGTGACAATCCCAATCCCCAACCTCTTTTTTTGGTAGAATATCCAGGTTTAAAAGCGTTTCTGGCCTGTTGACTCGTCATCCCGCTGCCATTGTCTTTTACTTCAATCAGTATATTTTTATTTCTTTCAAAAACGGACATCACAATGGTACCTTGTCCTTTCATGGCATCTACAGCATTTTTCACCAAGTTTTCAATAACCCAGCTCATCAGGATTTTATTATGAGGAACCAATACCTTATAAGCAGGCAGATGAAGCGTAAAATCAACTTTTCTTGAAATTCTTGTTTTTAAATAATCATAGTTCTCCTGAATTGTTGCGTTGAAATTCATATCGTTCAGTTCAGGAACAGAACCTATTTTGGAGAAACGTTCGGAAATAGTTCTTAACCTTTCAATATCCTTTTCAATCTCATGTACTCCTTCGGAATCAGGATTTTCCAGCTTCATGATTTCCATCCAGCCAATCATAGAAGACAAAGGCGTTCCGATCTGATGCGCTGTTTCTTTAGCCAAACCTGCCCAAAGATAACCTTCATCCGTCTTTTTAATGGTCTTAAAAAACCAGAAAGTAAATCCAAAATACAATAGAATAAACAAACCTAAAATATAAGGTGAATACCTTAGATTATTAAGCAATCGGGAATTGTCATAATACACAAACTGATTA
Proteins encoded in this region:
- a CDS encoding PDZ domain-containing protein, with amino-acid sequence MRKTALSLGLFAAFLANAQSIKTTIDLVNVKDDKVAVTMEFPKMKSGDIKFHFPKTVPGTYSVDDYGRFVEGIKFYDNKGKELTFTKVNDNSYSLKNAQNLSKISYLVNDSFDEEMDTSKHKAVFSPSGTDIEAGKVYMINTHGFIGYIENMQDVPYQLVIQKPTDFYGTTALVDQDKSESTDTYTLANYAKVTDSPLMYTKPDYITFNAGGMDLVLGVYSPTGKYKAADFKDNLEKMVVAQKKFLGDMNTNKKYAIMLYLSGGEGPMVKGFGALEHHESTSVVLPEAMPKDAIDQTITDVVSHEFFHTVNPLKTHSEEIHYFNYADPKMSQHLWMYEGGTEYFANLFQIQEGLINKDEFLKRIGEKITNSKNYNDTMPFTVMSKNVLQDQYKDQYRNVYEKGALLAMCMDIELRKLSNGEMGYRDMIRKLSQRFGENKPFKDDKLIDELVTVTGYPQVKDFYNKYISGSQPTPYTEYLKMVGVEVHKQETPPIFWFIKDPNQTGYDDKNKALAFDENSALSPFAKSIGFKITDQILALDGKTIDIQKIQELIGYTKTIKEGQDVTVTVLRDNAGKKEKITLKGKAILDKLSMETLQFKANPTPEELKLQTQWLTGKK
- a CDS encoding sensor histidine kinase, translating into MLRKSILTRLNNWIIFVVMTTLVIAIVVSSTTLINFLRKEEIKRINLLSKAIRIQQEVKSPDTDVLDLLPEILNINNTIPFIVTDKYKNPILELGYYRNIPESTIKSPEKLHNLIMNMEKNYDPIEIKVPDGNNQFVYYDNSRLLNNLRYSPYILGLFILLYFGFTFWFFKTIKKTDEGYLWAGLAKETAHQIGTPLSSMIGWMEIMKLENPDSEGVHEIEKDIERLRTISERFSKIGSVPELNDMNFNATIQENYDYLKTRISRKVDFTLHLPAYKVLVPHNKILMSWVIENLVKNAVDAMKGQGTIVMSVFERNKNILIEVKDNGSGMTSQQARNAFKPGYSTKKRGWGLGLSLAQRVIHEYHNGDIKISQTEVGKGTTFRITIRKV